GGAAAAATGTTGGGAATTGCTCTAGTGATTTTAACACAAATTATGGCTTATATTATTTTGTTTATACTCGCTCGTATTTTCTTTTCAAACCTAGATATTTTTAACTTTTTAAATGATATAGATTTTAATGTCATTTTTGCTAACAGTATGCCGGTGGTTTGGTTAGGGCTTGTGTTTGCGATTATTGGTATTATGATTTACAGTGCTTTGGCCGGTTTTCTTGGCTCCCTTGTTTCTAAAACGGAGGATGTGAACAAATCCATCACGCCAATTATTTTTATCGCTTTAGCAGGCTTTTACATTGGTATGTATGCACTTAATTCGACCAATAATCCCATTGTCCGCATTGGGTCTTTAATACCATTTTTCACTCCTTTTGTGATGCCATTTAGAATCGCGGCTGAAACAGTCTCATCGACTGAAATTATTTTGGCAATCATTATTTCGATTATCTTTATGATTTTATGTCTTTGGTTTTCCGTGGTCTTCTATAAAAGCAATGTATTGGTTTATACCGACAAAGGCATTATTCAAGCCATGAAGGACTCTTGGACCTTATGGCGTAGTGAACGACAATCGAAATAGTTTGACAAAGAGCAGATTAATCCAATTATTTTGTTGATGGATTAATCTGCTTCTTGTTGCTTGACTACCCATTAGATTCATGGATAAAGTAGCGTAATCCTAAAAGACGGCGTTTACAAAAATAAGCTAAATGTTTAAAAAATCTTAGAAGATAACTGTCAAAAGTAAATTAACTATTCAAAATAACGAATATTTTTGGCGAAAACCACTGGTAATCATATACTTAGTATAAGTGTAAACTACCAGAATATTTATAGTCTGTTTATGTTGAGAAGGGATACAATCTTGTCTATAATAATAGTAAAGGGTAGTGAAGAAATGATTCGTTTTTATCATTTTCACTTTCAAACAGTATCAAATATAACATAAAGAAGAAGGACACTTGATGAAAAATTTACCCATTGGTTTTATTGATTCTGGATTTGGTGGTTTAACTGTTGCTAGACAAAGTTTAAGGCAACTACCAAATGAATCAATTATTTATTTTGGTGATAGTGCTCGCGTTCCCTATGGCCCGCGACCGCTAGAAGAAGTAAAAGAATATATTTGGCAGATGACAAATTTTTTGTTGGCTAAAGGCATAAAAATGCTTGTTATCGCCTGCAATACTGGGACGGCGGCTGCCCTTAAAGAAGTAAGAGAAGCCTTATCTATTCCTGTTATAGGGGTGATTCATCCAGGCAGTCGTGCTGCTATCAAGCAAACACATAATCGTCGGATCGGTGTAATTGCAACGGAAGGCACGATAAAAAGTCAAGTCTATAAGCAAGCGCTATTAGAAAAAGTAGAAAATTTAACTGTCTATTCGATGGCATGTCCTGAATTCGTTACAATTGTAGAAGAGAATCGGGTAGGGGACTTTGAAACGCAAGGAATTGTCAATGAGCGTTTAAAACCATTTGTAGACAATGGTGTTGATGCATTAATTTTAGGTTGTACGCATTTTCCTATAATGCGCGGAGCCATTCAAGAAGCCGTTGGGGAATCCATTCAATTAATCGATTCAGGTGTTGAGACAATTAATGAGGTCAGTACTTTGTTAGATTATTTTGGTTTAAGTCGAACGGCGAATGATGCGAAACAATTCCCATCAACCCAAGTTTTTTATACAACAGGGGAAGTCAATCATTTTGCTAAAGTTGCAAAAAATTGGTTGCATAAAGAAACCATTGAAGTTATTCAATGTGAAGTGAAAGGGAATGTTCTTATTGAAACTAATCATAGCGAGCCATAATAAAGGTAAAATTACTGAGTTTACCAATTATTTGACACCTTTAGGATTTGAAGTTTCATCTTTACTTGATTATCCTCAAATACAAGAAGTTGAAGAAATTGGGCAAACCTTTGAAGAAAATGCCCGTTTAAAAGCTGAAACAATGGCAGAAGCCATGCAAGTATTTACTTTAGCTGACGATTCTGGTTTAGTTGTCCCATCATTAAATGGTGAACCAGGAATTTATAGTGCGCGGTATGGTGGTGAAGAAAAAGATGATACAGCAAACAACGAAAAATTATTAAAGAATTTAGTCAATAAAAGTCGCCAACAGCGGCAAGCATATTTTGTTTCTTGTCTGGTTTTAGCCTACCCTGGAGTGCCAAGCCTAGTGGCGCATGGCCAAATTAAAGGGGAAATTATCACTGAATACCGTGGAAAGAATGGTTTCGGTTATGACCCTATTTTCTATGTGGAAGAGAAGGGACAGACATTAGCAGAGATGACACTTGAAGAAAAAAATCAAGGGAGTCACAGAGCACTGGCTCTAGACAATTTGATTAAAAATATACCCGTATGGTTAGAGGAGTTAGGCAATGAAAGTTTTAGTAATGAGTGACAATCATGGTAGATGGCAAAAAGTACAAGAAATCATCACGAAAAATCGACCATATGTGGATTATATTATTCATTGCGGAGATTCAGAGTTTCCTGCTGATGACCCCATATGGGATCAAGTAGATAGTGTTGTTTCTGGTAATATGGATTATGACCCTCAATACCGTCAGTTAGATACATTAGGCACAAAAGAAGAAAAATTTTTAAATGTACATGGTCATCGACACAATGTAAATCATTCATTAAATGAATTAGGCCAATTAGCCCAATCTAATCATGCTAATTTTGTTTTTTATGGACATACGCATAAATTAGCCCATGATTATCACAATGGTTGCTTGTTTCTAAACCCAGGTAGTCTAAGTCGCTCACGTGGAATTAACCCTGAAAAAACCTATGCTATAGTAACTATCGATTCAGAAACAATCCAAATCAAGTATTACAATGATGAGCATCAGCGCATTGACAGATTGACTGCTATATACAAAAGATAGAAAGGTGAGTTTAACATGATTGACCCTTTAATTGAAGATGCCTTGTGGAATAATGTGGAAGACATTATGATTGAGGCAGATAATGTTGCAAATGTTGCTACAACAAACACACTAAATCATGGGTTGCTGGTCTTATCGCAAATGAAATATTCTGTCATCCCCGTATTAACTCCAAAATCAAAATTAGCAGGTTTAGTAAGTATGCCACTAATTATTAATGGTGTGATGACGGATGATGCTTTTTTAACCGATCAATTGGATACAATGACTATTAGTGAAATTATGTATGATAACCCTGTGACGATTAACTTAGATTCTGATTTGGAAGAAATTTTGCATTTGTTAATTGATAATAACTTTATCTGCGTCGTTAGTGAAGTTGATAATCATTTCTTAGGAATCGTTACACGGAGTGCCGTCATTAAACGTTTTAACAAATTTGTTCATACTTTTAGTAAACAAACAGAGTTAAAAGAAGTGGTTGACTATACTACAATTTTTCAATCATAATAAAAAAATCAATACCCCCATAGAAACAGTGAAATTAGTTACTCTAACTGTGTTCTATGGGGGTTTTTTATCATAAATTGTTTAAAAGTGAAAAGATTTGAAAAAAATAAGTTAACTTTGGTTTGACAGTTAAATCATTTAACAGTACAATATTTTTAGGTAAACGATTAGCTTTTTTTGTATTCGTTCATATGAAAGAAATTTAGTTACACGTGAAGGTTTGTTCTCCATTGGTCAAAAAATTACTCTAAATTAATAACTTCGATAATGCAATTTGGTAAATTGTGATTATTACTAAAATTATCCATTTGTCCAGTTGAAAAATGAAACAGAACCATTATAACGATAAAATACTTTCTGATTTTTACTCCTTTACTCAAAGACGACACCTCCTTTGTTACTAATAGACTATATTATTTTTGAATATAATGTCTATATTTATAAACTATAGTTAAATCTAATATGAAAAGAGGGTACTAATGAATGACATAGGAAAAGTGGTAAAACAAATCAGAAATGATAAAAGAATTACTCAGCAGTGTGCAATTGAAGGAATTGGTTCACTTACTTATATATCAAGGATAGAAAATGGTTTAACTAGACCCTCATATGAAAAATTAATCAAGATATTAGATCGTTTAAATGTAACACCTACAGAGTTTTATAGATTAATCCAACAAAATAATCCAAATAATCAATTTTCCTTTATTAATCGATTAACCAACATCATTAGAGAAAAAGATATTTACCTGATAAATAGGGAAATAGAAGATGAAATTAAAAGATATAAAGAAGATAAAAATTATAGACATACTCACAATGTTATATTGCTTAATCAGTATAGAAATTTATTTTTAAATTTTCAACTAGAGAGTCAGCAAATTTCAAAGTTATCTGATTATTTGTTTAAAGTTAGAACATGGGGGATTTATGAAATTAATTTATTCAATTTATGTGTTGTTTTTTTTTCAAATAGTAACAATCAAGCTTTATTTAAAATCGCCACTGCTAGGTTGGGGAAACTTGTAAATAAAGATGCTTATTATACAAGTGTCTTTAGAATTGGTTTTAATATACTTTTGAAAACGATTGAATCTAGTGATTTTTTCTTGTCTTCCTTGATAATTGAAAATTTGGGAGACATTCTTGATGGAACAACATTTTATTATGAGATTATTAAGCTAAAGTATATGAAGGGAATATATTTAATGAAGAAAGGTAACAATAAAGATGGACTTGAACTGGCTTTAATTGCTGTTGATTTAATGTATAAATTGGGTGATGAAGTAAATGCAAGAGCACATAAAAAAGAAATAGAGAAATACTATTCGACTTAAACTATAGTTTAGCTAAAATTTGCTTAAATTTTTTCTTATGTATAATGAATGTAAGTGGATGCTGAGATTGAAATGAAAATGATTTAAATATTTTTTATATTACAGAATATATTTATACATTTATTTCAAATTTCTGCGAAGCTAATAATCTTAATAGGAGTGGTGCTAAATCATATTTTATGAGTTACTTTAATCATATGTCAATTTCTATGTCAAAATATACAAGGAGAAGATAAATGAAAAAGAAGGTATTAAGTTCACTAATTACAATAATGTCCATTTTTTCTTTCATGGTTACTACTAACGTAGAATATGTGCAAGCTAATGAAAGCACTCAAATAATTGAACCAATGTCTGCAATATACGTAACTCATCAACAATATATATCAAGCTTACCTGCTCCTAATTCGTTATATATCACTCGAACACAAAATGGTAGACGGTATGCTGGAACTGTTTATTATACGGGAAGAGCAGATTTGATAAATGGTAACTTCATCGCTCATTATAGTGGAACTTTATATTTCACTGGCCAAATTCAATCAGACACTCATTAATATTTGAAGAAAAGTAATCGATTAAAATCTTTTTGTAAAGCTTTTTTAAAATGAAAGATATTGAATGAAATTGAGGTATTTGCTGACAACAGTAAAATGTAGTAGGTAAATACCTTTTTTATAGAATGGAGGAGAGTGTCTGATGAGCATCATTAATATAGAAAATATACAGAAATCCTTTGGACAACATCAAGTTTTAAAGGATGTAACGTTCGCTATAACGCAACCGGGTATTTATGCATTGGTAGGACCCAATGGGTCAGGTAAATCGACGTTAATGAATATTATGATGAACCTTATAAAAAGTGACAGTGGAAAAGTAGAATTATTGGGCGAATCTAACAAAAATGTACAAATATTTAACCGAGTTTCTTTTTTAAAAGATAATACGGTGTTGTACCCTTACTTGACGGGGTTTGATCATCTTAATTATGCTGCTAAAGCGTACGGGGTTAATGCAGCGCAGGTCAATCAAATAGTAGATAAAATGGGAATCCAAAGTTATGTTCATAAACGTACAGGAAAATATTCATTAGGTATGAAACAACACTTGTTAATTGCTTTATGTATTTTAAATAATCCAGATGTTTTAATTATGGATGAACCGTTAAATGGACTAGATCCAACAAGTATTTTGAGCGTAAGGGATTTAATTAAAGCTTTAGGTAATGATGGTAAAACGATTCTAATTTCATCACATATTTTAAGTGAAATCGATGCGGTGACAAGAGACGTTTTATTTCTTAAAGATGGTGAAGTTTATGTTGAAAAATTATCCGATTCGCATGCTGAAGATAGATATAGTGAAATTTACCGTGATTCTTTAATACTGAATTCAGGCGGTGAGTAAATGAAACACTTATCTTTTGAAATGTTAAAACATTGGCGGAATAAGACTATTTTTCTTGTCATTTGTAGTGCAATCATTCTATCGTTAGCCAATATGATTTTCTTAAATGCTCAAATAGGTCAAAATACGAATGAACAAAATGACTTAAATTTTTATGCTTCAGACTTATACCAAGCTGTCATACCGTATGGATCCATCGCAGTTGATCAATTTGGTGAACCTATTTTAACAGAAGCACAGGAAAGAGTGAATACTTTTTTAGTGCCTGTTGAGGATGAAACAAATAGTGATATTGTTGCGTATATACCATCTACTAGCTATCCTTTTTTTCAAGCAGTGGCTGATGCGGTGGTAGAAGATGATATCGTTCTGTCTGAACAATTAGAAGCAGATTTAAAATATGCATTGATTGCATCCGAACATCAATATCATCAAATAGAGGCAAATCCAAATTATCAATCAACTGGATCAGTGACTTACATTAAGAAAGGGTCAACCATATTATTTGGCATTTTATCCTTGCTATTATTTTTCATTATTGCTATCCGTATACATAGTGAAGATTATGAAAGAGGAAGTTTAGTTTTCAATTGGACTTTACCAAAATCTAGACAACAAATAATTATTATGAGATGGATTAGTGTCATAATCCTTGCTATCATTTATGTTTTATTAATATTAACAGCAATCTCCATGTTTTCAATGATTAGTGGGGACGGATTAGGAGATTGGCTGTATCCAAATCGTGTAATGAGTGAAAATCCATCGGTTATGACCAATCTTGAACTAATCGTACGTATGATAGGTGTTTGGTTATTACGTGTGGGTGTCGTTTCCGCCCTTGGATTGCTAGTTGCAAATATTATAAGGCTAAGAAATGTTGGAACAATCATGGGTAGTTTTTTCATAATGTTGATTTATTTTTTCACTAATTACTTACCATCCTTACAAGAACCTTGGAATATTTTATATTTTAATTATATTGACCAACTTATTGGCGGTCGTTATCTCGATTTAAGTGTCACTGAACAAGGGCAAACAATAATTGGTGTTCAATTTATTTCACCTACTTCCTTAGTCATGCCGTTATTAATTAAGCTCAGTTTAATTATCTTGTTCTTGTTTCTAGCGAATCAATGGAACGAATTAGGCACATTTGATGGCTTTTTATCAAATAACGATCAGCAACCAACACCTTTCTATCAAACCAAATGGTATGGAGTTGGTTTTGAGTGGCAAAAACTACAACAAATTATTGATAATAAAACGTCAATGACTCTAATAGTCCTTTTCACAATTGGGTTGTATCTACTTTTAGTATTTAATGACCGTCCTTTATTAGATGAGACTATCAATCCATCTAGTGTTTCTTCTTATGAGAATATAGTGACTTATAATCAAGTTTTTCTAGATGACATTAGTAATATGAGTAAGGAAGAACAGGAATTTATGCGTTTTGTTCAAGATGATTTAACTCTTCAAAACGACTATTATCAAAATGCAATTAATCAACTAAATAATCGTTCAGCTGCTTATCAAACGAACAATAGTCATGATTTTTATGATAATTTTAACTTTGAAGTAGATGAATTTTTTGGTAAGGGTGATCAAATGGATATGATTGGTCGCAGTGGTGAGAGTATCTATTTGAATGGTGAATATGCTTCTAATTTTGCTTATGAAGTATCACTCGATCGACTAACTGAGCTTAAAATTCGTGATATTAAACCAATCCCTCAAACTCACATTCATCGCACAATTTATGATCCATTAAAGAATCCTACAGATAATTTTGTAGAGAATTTAAAGTATCAACCAGCAGACCATTCATTTTTGACTTCTTTATATCGATTATTTTTTTATTATCGATTAGATGTTATTTTGCTTATTATCTTATTACTTGCAAGTGGAGCAGGGTTTACGATTGATCGGGAAAAGGGGAATGGTCTAAGTTGGATGTTCACCTTACCTCGAAAACGACGTAAAGTTTATAATGATAAAATTATGGCTGGAGTTTTACGGATTATTACACTACTCGCTTTATTTATTGCTATTGTATTTATTTTAGGAATGCTTACGGATGGTTTTGGACAAACACGTTTTCCAATCTTACATTATGATTATTTAGCAGAACATGCCCAAAATGGGACTGGTTTTGAGGAAAGTTACTCTTGGATGAATTTAGGGACATTTATTATTCAGTCAATAAGTATTTTATTGTTAATTAGTTTGTTTTTACTAATTTTAGCTAATGTTTTATCCTTATGGATCAAACAGCCACTATTACTCTTTTCAATTGTCGGTTTATTAATGGTTGGTGGGTATAGTTTCATACACATTCCAGCCTTAAACGGGATAATCAGATTTACACCATTCCCTTATATCGATATTATGGGATTCCTGACGGGAGAAATAGCTGTTCAAAATAATCTAGCATCGATGGATTATATGATGGGAGCAATTGTGTTATTAGCTTGGTCACTTGTGTTGTATCTTTTCGGTGTCAATCGTAGTGAAAAAATGTCAAATGTGATTAGTTAAGAATTAGAATTTTCTAAATTGATTAGGAGTGAAAAAATGATAAAACGATTGGTTAGTATTTTATTTGTTAGTATGTGTGTTCACGGTCAGTTATTAATCGTTCCTATGTCGGTTAATGCTGAAAATAATCCAACGCAAGACAGCCTAACCGTTTCTGAAACTTATACAATTGATGTGGGTTCTCAAGTATCAGAGTACTTACAAGTGAGCCGGTCAAGTAATGGGAATCGATATGTTGGACAATTGCAATATTCTGGCAAAGCAAGTATCATTAATGGCAAAATTCTGGCAGAGTATAAAGGGTATATTGAACAACCCTCACATGTTGCTATAAGTACACAAGATAACTATACCTATTCAGCAAATAATGCAATGAACATTTCCCATATTCAATTTATTTCATTAGAAGAATGGATTCCCGAAACGTTATCAATTAGTCAATCGATTAATGGCATGGATTACAGCGGCGAAATAGCCTATACAGGAGATGCCCAGCTTATTGGAGATGAAATGATATTTTATTACGAAGGAATCATTGAAGCTGATTCCTAATAAAAACCTACTATTTCAGATTAGTGATTCTAAGCCGAAATAGTAGGTTTTTTTATTATGAATTGAAAGAACTCGTTGGGAACTTAATGTTTTGTTCTTGAAAAGCCATTAAAAAAGCTTGGTAAAATACGCTGGTTAATTGGTATTGTTTACCATTTACAACTGAAAAGGTAACACGATAATTAAACGTTTGGTTCTCCCCGCGCACAATCCCATTAATAGTCGGTTTATCAGTTATTAAATCGTGATAATCTTCATATAACTTAGCCGTTTCAACTTTTACTATCTCAATAATTTTATTAATTTGACTTTCATCATCGATAGGTAAATCAATTAGCACCGAAATATCATGCCTCGATTGATTCATGACTAATCGAATTTCACTATTGGGAATGTAATATAAAAATCCTGAAGCCGCTTGGATAATAGTCGAACGAATCCCGACACGATAAATAGTACCCGATAGATTCTTTTCCGGAAGAGAAACAAAATCGCCCACTTCAAAATGATTTTCTAAAATGATAAAGAAGCCATTGATGACGTCTGTGACAAATTCCTGCGCACCAAAACCAAGAGCAATCCCAGCAATCCCGGCACTTGCGATGAGGGTGCCAATAGGGAATCCAAAAATACTTAAAATAATATAGGCATAAATAAAATACAAAGCATAATTTAAACCATTTTTTAGTAAATAAGTGATGGTTGAAACTCTTTGTTTTGAGGCAGTTTTAGATCCACGACTTAATTTTTGTGAAATTTTATCAGTGACTAAGTTATTGATTAAATAACGTGCAATTAAAAAAAGGATGGTAAAAAGCACTAATTGAATCGCAATCTCAATGATATTGATTAAAATATCTCCCCAGCGATTCGCAAATAATTCACGCAATTCATCCCATATAGTTAGCTCAATTTCTACCTCATCCAATAAAATCCCTCCCAAATCCTTCTATTCTCTCACTTATCTTAACATAGTTTTAGCTCGAACAAAAACAACCCCATTCAAAAAAAATAAAAAATAAATATCTCTGAAAAGAGTTTTCAATTGTAAGAATATCGATTACATGATATATTAATCTTATATTATAACAGTAAAGGAGTGAGTATCAAGCATGACATTAGGAGGAATTGCTGGCTTAATCGCAGCTCTAGCATTTGCTGTTTTAGTTGTATTTATTTGCC
This window of the Fundicoccus culcitae genome carries:
- the racE gene encoding glutamate racemase; its protein translation is MKNLPIGFIDSGFGGLTVARQSLRQLPNESIIYFGDSARVPYGPRPLEEVKEYIWQMTNFLLAKGIKMLVIACNTGTAAALKEVREALSIPVIGVIHPGSRAAIKQTHNRRIGVIATEGTIKSQVYKQALLEKVENLTVYSMACPEFVTIVEENRVGDFETQGIVNERLKPFVDNGVDALILGCTHFPIMRGAIQEAVGESIQLIDSGVETINEVSTLLDYFGLSRTANDAKQFPSTQVFYTTGEVNHFAKVAKNWLHKETIEVIQCEVKGNVLIETNHSEP
- a CDS encoding XTP/dITP diphosphatase; its protein translation is MKLIIASHNKGKITEFTNYLTPLGFEVSSLLDYPQIQEVEEIGQTFEENARLKAETMAEAMQVFTLADDSGLVVPSLNGEPGIYSARYGGEEKDDTANNEKLLKNLVNKSRQQRQAYFVSCLVLAYPGVPSLVAHGQIKGEIITEYRGKNGFGYDPIFYVEEKGQTLAEMTLEEKNQGSHRALALDNLIKNIPVWLEELGNESFSNE
- a CDS encoding metallophosphoesterase produces the protein MKVLVMSDNHGRWQKVQEIITKNRPYVDYIIHCGDSEFPADDPIWDQVDSVVSGNMDYDPQYRQLDTLGTKEEKFLNVHGHRHNVNHSLNELGQLAQSNHANFVFYGHTHKLAHDYHNGCLFLNPGSLSRSRGINPEKTYAIVTIDSETIQIKYYNDEHQRIDRLTAIYKR
- the cbpB gene encoding cyclic-di-AMP-binding protein CbpB, with amino-acid sequence MIDPLIEDALWNNVEDIMIEADNVANVATTNTLNHGLLVLSQMKYSVIPVLTPKSKLAGLVSMPLIINGVMTDDAFLTDQLDTMTISEIMYDNPVTINLDSDLEEILHLLIDNNFICVVSEVDNHFLGIVTRSAVIKRFNKFVHTFSKQTELKEVVDYTTIFQS
- a CDS encoding helix-turn-helix domain-containing protein encodes the protein MNDIGKVVKQIRNDKRITQQCAIEGIGSLTYISRIENGLTRPSYEKLIKILDRLNVTPTEFYRLIQQNNPNNQFSFINRLTNIIREKDIYLINREIEDEIKRYKEDKNYRHTHNVILLNQYRNLFLNFQLESQQISKLSDYLFKVRTWGIYEINLFNLCVVFFSNSNNQALFKIATARLGKLVNKDAYYTSVFRIGFNILLKTIESSDFFLSSLIIENLGDILDGTTFYYEIIKLKYMKGIYLMKKGNNKDGLELALIAVDLMYKLGDEVNARAHKKEIEKYYST
- a CDS encoding ABC transporter ATP-binding protein; amino-acid sequence: MSIINIENIQKSFGQHQVLKDVTFAITQPGIYALVGPNGSGKSTLMNIMMNLIKSDSGKVELLGESNKNVQIFNRVSFLKDNTVLYPYLTGFDHLNYAAKAYGVNAAQVNQIVDKMGIQSYVHKRTGKYSLGMKQHLLIALCILNNPDVLIMDEPLNGLDPTSILSVRDLIKALGNDGKTILISSHILSEIDAVTRDVLFLKDGEVYVEKLSDSHAEDRYSEIYRDSLILNSGGE
- a CDS encoding ABC transporter permease, with the translated sequence MKHLSFEMLKHWRNKTIFLVICSAIILSLANMIFLNAQIGQNTNEQNDLNFYASDLYQAVIPYGSIAVDQFGEPILTEAQERVNTFLVPVEDETNSDIVAYIPSTSYPFFQAVADAVVEDDIVLSEQLEADLKYALIASEHQYHQIEANPNYQSTGSVTYIKKGSTILFGILSLLLFFIIAIRIHSEDYERGSLVFNWTLPKSRQQIIIMRWISVIILAIIYVLLILTAISMFSMISGDGLGDWLYPNRVMSENPSVMTNLELIVRMIGVWLLRVGVVSALGLLVANIIRLRNVGTIMGSFFIMLIYFFTNYLPSLQEPWNILYFNYIDQLIGGRYLDLSVTEQGQTIIGVQFISPTSLVMPLLIKLSLIILFLFLANQWNELGTFDGFLSNNDQQPTPFYQTKWYGVGFEWQKLQQIIDNKTSMTLIVLFTIGLYLLLVFNDRPLLDETINPSSVSSYENIVTYNQVFLDDISNMSKEEQEFMRFVQDDLTLQNDYYQNAINQLNNRSAAYQTNNSHDFYDNFNFEVDEFFGKGDQMDMIGRSGESIYLNGEYASNFAYEVSLDRLTELKIRDIKPIPQTHIHRTIYDPLKNPTDNFVENLKYQPADHSFLTSLYRLFFYYRLDVILLIILLLASGAGFTIDREKGNGLSWMFTLPRKRRKVYNDKIMAGVLRIITLLALFIAIVFILGMLTDGFGQTRFPILHYDYLAEHAQNGTGFEESYSWMNLGTFIIQSISILLLISLFLLILANVLSLWIKQPLLLFSIVGLLMVGGYSFIHIPALNGIIRFTPFPYIDIMGFLTGEIAVQNNLASMDYMMGAIVLLAWSLVLYLFGVNRSEKMSNVIS
- a CDS encoding mechanosensitive ion channel family protein yields the protein MDEVEIELTIWDELRELFANRWGDILINIIEIAIQLVLFTILFLIARYLINNLVTDKISQKLSRGSKTASKQRVSTITYLLKNGLNYALYFIYAYIILSIFGFPIGTLIASAGIAGIALGFGAQEFVTDVINGFFIILENHFEVGDFVSLPEKNLSGTIYRVGIRSTIIQAASGFLYYIPNSEIRLVMNQSRHDISVLIDLPIDDESQINKIIEIVKVETAKLYEDYHDLITDKPTINGIVRGENQTFNYRVTFSVVNGKQYQLTSVFYQAFLMAFQEQNIKFPTSSFNS